A single genomic interval of Zingiber officinale cultivar Zhangliang chromosome 4A, Zo_v1.1, whole genome shotgun sequence harbors:
- the LOC121971139 gene encoding CBL-interacting protein kinase 6-like: MEEVPSPAPSGEGQSVLHGRYEIGRVIGQGTFAKVHLARNLLTGKGVAIKVVGKEKVIRVGMMEQVKREISVMKMVGHPNIVELHEVMATRTKIYFVMELVRGGELFSKVARSGRLREDAARHYFRQLVSAVDFCHGRGVYHRDLKLENLLLDEQGNLKIADFGLSAFAEHVRPDGLFHTACGTPAYVAPEVVGKKGYDGEKADLWSCGVILFVLLAGFLPFQDENIIAMYKKTRRGDFQCPPWFSSDARRLITKLLDPNPKTRITVERLTETPWFKKSTITRSLFAPPASATAAEEPEMLNAFHLISFSEGFDLSRLFVGGKWREEVLRLVTREPASGVVSRLEGLAAGKYRVTKSCASGVRLEGEQRGRKGKLAVAAEIFTVAPSVLVVAVRRDGGDAAEYETFCSDELRPALQDILWTSSSDEETAAA; the protein is encoded by the coding sequence ATGGAGGAAGTACCATCTCCGGCGCCGTCAGGGGAAGGACAGAGTGTTCTCCATGGAAGGTACGAGATAGGGAGGGTGATCGGGCAGGGTACCTTCGCGAAGGTTCACCTGGCGCGGAATCTCCTCACCGGAAAGGGGGTCGCCATCAAGGTGGTGGGGAAGGAGAAGGTGATCCGGGTGGGGATGATGGAGCAGGTGAAGCGCGAGATATCGGTGATGAAGATGGTTGGCCACCCCAACATCGTGGAGCTCCATGAGGTGATGGCGACGCGCACCAAGATCTACTTCGTCATGGAGCTGGTCCGCGGCGGGGAGCTTTTCTCCAAGGTGGCCCGTTCAGGTCGCCTCCGTGAGGACGCCGCCCGGCACTACTTCCGCCAGCTCGTCTCCGCCGTCGACTTCTGCCATGGGCGCGGCGTCTACCACCGCGATCTCAAGCTGGAGAACCTCCTCCTCGACGAGCAGGGCAACCTCAAGATAGCCGACTTTGGACTCAGCGCCTTCGCCGAGCACGTCCGCCCCGACGGCCTCTTCCACACCGCCTGCGGCACGCCGGCGTACGTCGCGCCTGAGGTGGTCGGAAAAAAGGGCTACGATGGGGAGAAAGCCGACCTCTGGTCCTGCGGCGTCATTCTCTTCGTCCTCCTCGCTGGATTCCTTCCCTTCCAGGACGAGAACATCATTGCCATGTACAAGAAGACCCGCCGAGGGGACTTCCAGTGCCCGCCGTGGTTCTCGTCGGACGCCCGGCGACTCATCACCAAGCTGCTCGACCCAAATCCCAAGACCAGAATCACGGTCGAGCGGCTCACGGAAACCCCATGGTTCAAGAAATCGACGATCACCAGATCGCTTTTCGCTCCGCCGGCTTCGGCCACCGCCGCGGAGGAGCCCGAAATGCTAAACGCCTTCCACCTGATATCCTTCTCCGAGGGTTTCGACCTCTCGCGGCTCTTCGTCGGCGGCAAGTGGCGGGAAGAGGTCTTGCGGCTCGTAACGAGGGAGCCGGCGAGCGGCGTGGTGTCGAGACTGGAAGGATTGGCGGCGGGGAAGTACCGGGTGACGAAGAGCTGCGCGTCAGGGGTGAGGCTGGAGGGCGAGCAGCGGGGCCGGAAGGGGAAGCTGGCGGTGGCAGCAGAGATCTTCACGGTGGCGCCGTCCGTGCTCGTGGTGGCCGTCCGTCGGGACGGCGGCGATGCGGCTGAGTACGAGACCTTCTGCAGCGACGAGCTCCGGCCGGCGCTGCAAGACATCCTCTGGACCTCATCATCCGATGAAGAAACTGCTGCAGCCTGA
- the LOC121971138 gene encoding probable LRR receptor-like serine/threonine-protein kinase At2g24230 — MGGVGFFAFYVSFFLLLRRSWPQSPPPPNTDAFYVFEFFREMRVQPSSRTGNSSDVCSWRGITCDSGGSAGAERRVIALEVPGFQFAGPIGETTIGKLTALQSLDLSRNAITALPMDLVELSELARLNFSSNNLTGPLPPYIGNFNRMESLDLSGNGFSGEIPSQISALSRLKVLDLSRNSLENGIPEAFLQCTSLVSIDLSSNKLNGSLPARFGSAFENLSTLVLSDNQINGGLPDLSSLDSLAYLDLSGNHFNGNISQAYHWSSLVHLDLSMNELSGDFFTDLVNPLPSLKHLNLAFNEFSAPKFDLMRLPAALEYLNLSKSNLNGQIPTRISLSHELKVLDISQNHIGGRIPELSTENLQLIDLSVNNLTGEIPSSLQQKLFSMEKFNFSYNNLTYCGQSFSFEVLRSSFVGSQNHCPIAVNPDWSRSKGSKDRNLKLGLAIALPLFLLAAGSIGLVLSCRKRHSFWTIKKISHREEKNVSGPFHFDVKHTTSIPVVIFEKPLLNFTFADLLNVTNNFDRETLLGEGRFGPVYRGLLPGGINVAMKVLLHRSTISDEDAVKELERLGQIKHPNLVPLTGYCLAGGQRIVIYDYMENGNLKSLLHDLPLGVQSTEDWTTDTTEGTTTWSFRHSIALGTARALAFLHHGCFPQIVHTDVKASSIYLDSAMDPRLANSGLSNIESNATENEASQGSPGYTPPEFSEAENASATIKSDVYSFGVVLFELTTGKKPIGDDYAEEGKSHTLVSWARALVKRNELSSLIDPKIRETGSEKQMEEALRIAYLCTAELPSKRPSMQQIVGLLKDIEPVNEY; from the coding sequence ATGGGTGGCGTGGGGTTCTTTGCTTTCTACGTATCCTTTTTCCTGCTGCTGAGGCGTTCTTGGCCGcagtcgccgccgccgccgaacACGGACGCCTTCTACGTCTTTGAGTTCTTCCGGGAGATGCGAGTGCAGCCTTCCTCCAGAACCGGCAATTCTTCCGACGTCTGCTCGTGGAGAGGGATTACCTGCGACAGCGGCGGCAGCGCGGGGGCGGAGAGGAGGGTGATCGCACTGGAGGTTCCTGGATTCCAATTCGCCGGTCCGATCGGTGAAACCACCATCGGGAAGCTCACGGCGCTCCAATCCCTGGATCTGAGCAGGAACGCCATCACTGCCCTCCCTATGGATTTGGTGGAATTGAGCGAACTCGCCAGGCTCAACTTCTCTTCCAATAATCTCACGGGGCCGCTTCCACCTTACATCGGCAACTTCAATCGGATGGAAAGCCTCGACCTTTCCGGCAACGGGTTCTCCGGCGAGATCCCATCGCAGATCAGCGCGCTTTCCAGGTTGAAAGTTCTCGATCTCAGCAGGAACTCGTTGGAGAACGGCATTCCGGAAGCTTTTCTCCAATGCACCTCTCTGGTCTCCATCGATCTCTCCAGCAACAAGCTAAATGGGAGTCTCCCCGCTCGATTTGGCTCTGCCTTTGAAAACCTAAGCACTTTGGTTCTTTCAGATAACCAGATCAATGGAGGTTTACCAGATTTGTCGAGCTTGGATTCTCTCGCCTACCTCGATCTCTCAGGTAACCATTTCAACGGCAACATCTCCCAGGCTTATCATTGGTCTTCTTTAGTTCATCTCGACTTGTCCATGAATGAACTCAGTGGAGATTTTTTCACTGATCTCGTGAATCCACTTCCGTCACTGAAGCACCTTAACCTTGCATTCAATGAATTCTCTGCCCCAAAATTTGATCTCATGAGACTGCCTGCTGCACTAGAATATCTGAACTTGTCGAAGAGTAATCTCAATGGCCAGATTCCGACCAGGATCTCTCTGTCGCATGAGTTGAAGGTGTTAGATATTTCACAGAATCACATCGGTGGCCGCATTCCTGAACTGAGCACTGAAAACCTGCAATTGATAGACCTTTCAGTGAACAATCTCACTGGGGAGATACCGAGCTCCCTGCAACAAAAGTTATTCAGCATGGAGAAGTTCAACTTCTCCTACAACAACCTTACTTATTGCGGCCAGAGTTTCTCGTTCGAAGTGCTCCGGTCATCATTCGTCGGATCACAAAATCACTGCCCAATTGCAGTGAATCCGGATTGGAGTAGATCCAAGGGAAGCAAAGACAGGAATCTGAAGCTAGGATTGGCAATAGCACTTCCACTGTTCTTGCTCGCAGCAGGGTCAATCGGGTTGGTGCTTAGTTGCAGAAAGAGGCACAGCTTCTGGACGATTAAGAAAATATCTCACAGGGAGGAGAAGAATGTTTCAGGCCCCTTCCACTTCGATGTCAAGCACACGACATCGATCCCCGTTGTCATCTTTGAGAAGCCATTGCTGAATTTTACATTTGCTGACCTCTTGAATGTGACTAACAATTTCGATAGAGAAACCTTGTTGGGAGAAGGGAGGTTTGGGCCAGTGTACAGAGGTTTATTGCCTGGAGGCATCAATGTGGCCATGAAGGTTTTGCTTCATCGATCGACAATTTCAGATGAGGATGCCGTAAAGGAGCTGGAGAGGCTTGGCCAGATCAAGCACCCTAACTTGGTGCCCTTAACTGGCTATTGCCTGGCTGGAGGACAAAGGATTGTTATCTATGATTATATGGAGAATGGAAACCTGAAGAGCCTACTTCACGACTTACCGTTAGGCGTGCAATCAACCGAAGACTGGACTACTGATACAACTGAAGGAACCACCACCTGGAGTTTCAGACACAGCATTGCATTGGGCACTGCAAGGGCACTGGCATTCCTCCACCATGGATGCTTCCCTCAGATAGTCCACACAGATGTAAAAGCAAGCAGCATTTATCTAGATTCAGCAATGGATCCTAGGTTAGCTAATTCTGGACTATCGAACATCGAGAGCAATGCAACAGAGAATGAAGCTTCACAGGGGTCACCAGGTTATACTCCTCCAGAGTTTTCAGAAGCGGAAAATGCATCCGCAACTATAAAATCGGATGTCTACAGCTTTGGGGTTGTGTTGTTTGAGCTTACTACAGGGAAGAAACCGATCGGAGACGATTATGCTGAAGAAGGGAAGAGCCATACATTGGTCAGCTGGGCAAGAGCATTGGTGAAAAGAAATGAACTCTCAAGCTTGATTGATCCAAAGATTAGGGAAACAGGATCAGAGAAACAAATGGAGGAGGCATTAAGGATAGCTTACTTGTGCACAGCTGAGTTGCCATCCAAGAGGCCATCCATGCAGCAGATTGTTGGCCTTCTCAAGGATATTGAACCTGTCAATGAGTACTGA